CGCCATGGATTTCGGACGCCGCAAGCTTCGTGCTGAATCGTGTTATACCGTGGGATATGGGGTTCCTGAAGTGCGGTGCAGCAATAGGAATTTAACTGCAATAAAGATCGAGGCAATAAAAAACTTGAACCATGCATGTTAAGCGCAGTTGGCGGAAACAATCAACCCTCTAGGCAATGCAGGGTCCAGCTATGCCGCAGATATCGACAGGGGTTACCGCATGGTTCCAGGCCTTCTTTTCAGCCGAGAAAGACTCTCACGCCGAGTTGGGGCGAAGAGCCAGGGGAGGAGTGTGATCTCGATGTTGATAAGATGGAGAGCTAGCCGCCCTTCACCCGTCACGCAGAAGAGACGCTCTGGCTTGAATCGTCGTCTCTTCCCATTTCAGGAAAAGCACGATGGCCAGAACACCTTGGGATGGAGGTGTTTCTCATTACTTCGAAAGACTCGGGCTTGGACAATGTATGTTGCTAGTTGATTGTTCTCTTACTAGTTCAGTAACATTTCTTCATCTTTCCGCTCTTTTTGCAACGTTTCTTGCAATCTCCACTACCACTTGCGCAGGTCTATGGTTGTCAGCGTAAGTCTACTTGAGTAAcatggaaaaaaaaaaaaagaatggaaaaaaaaaccccccctGGAACCCCCCCACTACTATCCTATGGAAAAGAATTCCTTACTTTTTCCCATCTGGTTACTGAAACGGTGAGGCGGCACCAGCCGTCTTCATATCCTCCTTTGAGCTTTTTGCAGGCGGCTTCAGTATCTTCTGGGATTGAAGCTCTGCCCCCGTTATCGCACCTAGGATGATCTTAGTATTGACCACAACAtagggatggatggaggcTGGAGCAGAAGCAAAATAGCGTATGAGAAAACGTACTCGCACCACTTCCTGGCGGCTTGAGCACTAACTGCAAATAGCATCAGGAAGGTCATGAACTTCATGGTGAAGAGAGTGGGATTTGAGCGAAAGAAAGACCAATGAGGGTAAGGATTGGGATGTTGCTTCGTAGACTAGACTTGAAAGGGAGGATACGCAGTGCTTTAAATATCTGCTGGGCCCGTGAGAAGATGATTCTCGGGAGTTCAGACAATTTCTTTTAGTGTAATGAGCTATGCATTAGTTTATTGATATGATGCTGCAGTGAGATATGTCGAGAAGCCAGGCATCACTCCAGACGAGGATGACTAGCTGGCCCTGCCCGTTTGTCAGGTCGATCGGACTGGCAATGCGCCTGTAAAGCGAGCCGAGTACGAGTAACTGGACTACGAGCGTGAGTAGAAGCACGACTTTACATTTTCAGTCTTCCTGGGCTAAAGCTTCGGCACGGTAACGCCGAATCTATCGTTGTTATTCGATTGTATGATGCGCCGGAATCCAATCATCAACCAGACAACTAGGGGTACCAATTTGATTCATATTTTTGTCTTTCTTAACTTTCTACAGGCAATTTCATATTTAAGAGTCTTGTCCGCTTAGCCAATCTGGATCCCATAGCTAATTAAGTTGGGCAGAGAAAGCTATACCGAAGGTTCAGTCGAAATGAGATTCACGACGGATCCCGGGATGAACCCAGATCTAATAGCTGATGCAGCCAAGGTGCTGCGGTTCCCTACGTGCAATTACAAAATAGGTTGAAGTTGCCTCTGGAAGTTGTTTTGAGCTAGACAACTCCTCGCTGTCTTTACCTGCTCTTTGAACCCCCCTATCTCGATCGAGTGTTGTTTGAGACTCTGGAGCTCAAATACCGTCCATCCCAACCCAAATCCGCGAGGTTCCGAGTggcggccgacgccgtcgacccccCTTGATTCCGGCCCGCTGTGCGCCGGCGACAACTTCTCGGGACGACACATCCGTGGACGAGTAGAACGAGATACATCTTCCGTGGCGTCGATGGCGCAACGTGCTGGACTTACCTGGCGACCTTCGGCCGGCTGCCGACGGCGATAAGCGAACAATCCCCCTTAAAGGCCCAAGGATGATGACCCGTGTCGGGAACGCTCCGACAAGAGAGTCCACCGAAAGCGGGGGAGGCCCGGTAGCACGCAATCGCACCGGCCGACAGAGTCCGACGAGCGGGAGTTTGGGGGACCAAGGCCGGGGGACTCTGTCACACTCGGCATCGATTCCCGCTGGGACGTCGCCGCGAGTGGTCAGGTTCATGTTTATTTATGTGCAAGGCGTCTTGGGTAATATGGCAAACGCTTGGAGACTCTCATTCATATCTCTCATCATCCCTTACAGCGAGCGTTCTGTGTTTATCTCATTGGATAAATAAACCCCCCTTCGAAAGATTGACTCATGCCTTGAAGAAAACACAACTCAACTCTCTCGCAACGACTTCGCACGCATCATTCATATCATCCAGATCCTCACAACGCAcaacgccgccatggccgccgaTATCAGGGTCTCGATAGACCGCGGCGGCACCTTTTGCGACGTCATCGCccacgtcgacggccgcgaccAGCCGCTCATCTTCAAGCTGCTGTCGGAAGACCCGGCCAACTACCCCGACGCACCGACCGAGGCCATCCGCAGcgtgctcgaggccgtcgaggggaAGCCCATCCCCGTAGGCGAGAAGCTCGATGGCTCGCGCATTGGTGTGTTTCTCCATCCCTCCTTTCTGACTGAGTGACTTGTCTCAGTCTGAAagtccctcctccttgactGACGCCCATCCAGCATCATGCCGTATTGGCACGACCGTCGCCACCAACGCCCTCCTCGAACACAAGGGCGAGAGCTTCGCCTTCCTGACGACAAAGGGGTTTAAGGATGTCTGCGTCATCGGCGACCAGTCGCGCCCCAAGCTCTTCGACCTGAGCATCCGGAAGGCCACGGCGCTGCactcggccgtcgtcgaggtggaCGAGCGCATCGTCCCGGCCGACTACGACCTCAACCCGACGCCCCTCGACAAGGAGGCCGCCTCCGTCTcagacgccgccgacacGGCAGACCTCGTCCGCACGGCCAGCGGCGAACTCGTCCGCATCCTGCGCCGcccggacccggacgccGTTCGGGCCCAGCTCCGGGCCCTCCGGGACGCGGGCTACACGTCGCTCGCCATCTGCTTCATGCACGCCTACCTCCACCCGGCCcacgaggacctcgtcgcctcCATCGCGCGCTCCCCCGAGTTCGGCTTCGCCTTCGTCaccacctcggccgccaccTCGCCCACCATCAAGTTCCTCCACCGCAGCACCTCGACCTGCACCGAGGCCTACCTGTACCCCGTCATCCGGCGCTACGTCGACGGCTTCCGCGCCGGATTCCGCgtcccgccgcgccgcgTCGACTTCATGTGctccgacggcggcctcaaGGCGGCCGCCCGCTTCCGCGGCAACGAGGCCCTGCTCAGCGGGcccgcgggcggcgtcgtcggcatcgcgcGGTCCTGCTACGACCCCGAGGACGGCACGCCCGTCATCGGATTCGACATGGGCGGCACCAGCACCGACGTCTCCCGTTACGACGGCCGCTACGACTACCTCACCGAGACCTCCATCGCCGGCCGCACCATCACCGTGCCCATGCTCAACatcgccaccgtcgccgccggcggcggctccgtcctcttcgcccgcaacggcctcctcgccgtcggcccgGAGAGCGCCGGCGCGCATCCGGGCCCGGCCTGTTACCGGAAAGGCGGGCCCCTGACCGTGACAGACGCGaacctcttcctcggccgcctcgtcccgTCGTCCTTCCCGTCCATCTTCGGcccggacgccgacgaggccctcgacgccgccgtcgtcgcgcgCGAGTTCGCCCGCCTCACGGCGGACCTCAACGCCCAGACGGCGCGGTCCCTGACGGCGcacgacgtcgccctcggcttcctcgacgtcgccaacgAGACCATGTCCCGCCCCATCCGCAACGCCACCGAGGCCCGCGGCTTCGCGCCCGAGAACCACCACCTCGTCTCcttcggcggcgccggcggccagcacGCCTgcgacatcgccgacaagCTGGGCATCCGCCGCGTCCTGATCCACAAGTTCTCGTCGCTGCTGTCGGCGTACGGcatcgcccaggccgagctgcagcacgaggccctcgagccGTACGGGAGgaagctcgacgccggcgccgcggcccaCGTCTCGGACCGGCTCGCGGCGTTGCGGGCGCGGGTTGGTGCGGAGCTGCACTCGCAGGGCGCTGGAGAGGACTCGATCGTCTTTGACGAGAGCCTCGTGCTGCGGTACTTCGGCACCGACACGAACCTGACCATCTCGCGGCCGGAGGACGGGGACTACGCGGCCCGGTTCGAGGCGACGCACCTGCGCGAGTTCGCCTTCTCGATGGACAGGGACATCGTCATCGAGTCGATCAAGGTCCGCGGCACGGGCAGCGCCGGCGCGAGGGTCCGCGAGGCGTCGGCGTTGAAGGAGTTGGCGGCCGGCACGCAGAGCCCGGCCCCGGAGCCGAAGGAGAGGCAGAGCGTCTATATCGACGGCGTGTGGCACGACACGGGCGTCTACCGCCTCGACGATGTTCCCAAGGATGTTGTCGTCCCTGGGCCGGCGTTGCTGATCGACCAGACGCAGACCATCTTCGTGTCGCCCACGTTCCGGGCGTATATCTTGTCCTCTcacgtcctcctcgagaagACATCCAGTCGTCCATCGTCCCCCTCTACTACCCTCACAACGCCCACCCCTGAACCCTCTTCCTCGATAATAGCAtcgccctcctcttcctcccctgTCGACCCCATCCAGCTCTCCGTCTTCGCCCACCGCTTCatggccatcgccgagcaGATGGGCACCACCCTCCAGCGCAcctccatctcgacctcCATCAAAGAGCGCCTCGACTTCTCCTGTGCCATCTTCTCCCCCGCCGGCAAgctcgtcgccaacgccccTCACATCCCCATCCACCTGGGCTCGATGCAGTTCGCCATCCAGGCTCAGCATCGTTTATGGGAGGGGAAGCTCCGGCCCGGCGACGTGCTCCTCACAAACCACCCGCAATGGGGCGGCACCCACCTGCCGGACCTGACGGTCGTGACCCCGGTCTTTGTCGACTCGGACCGAACATCGGACTCCGGAGCGGACTCGGGACTCGAGGCCGAAGTCCCGGAACACCACCGCCAGGAGATCGCCTTCTACGTGGCCTCGCGCGGCCACCACACCGAcatcggcggcaagggcatcACCTCGATGATGCCCGAGTCCCGCGAGCTGTGGGAGGAGGGCCTCAACGTGCCCTCCCTCAAGATCGTCTCGGCTGGCACGttcctcgaggacgccgtgcgcgccgccttcgagaaggccggcTCGTTCCCCGGCTGCAGCAcctcccgccgcctcgccgacaacATCTCGGACCTGAAGGCGCAGACGTCGGCGAACCAGCGCGGCATCGTCCTGCTCCACAAGCTctgcgccgaggccgggctCGCCACCGTCCACCGCCACATGACGGCCATCCAGTccaacgccgaggccgccgtgcgCGGCTTCTTccgccgcatcgccgcctcgcACCCGCACGGTCTCGAGGCGACGGaccacctcgacgacggcacgcCGATGCGCGTCCGGATCACGGCCGACCCGGCCACGGGGTCCGCCCTGTACGACTTCTCCGGCTCCGGGCCGCAGACGTGGGGGAACTACAACTGCCCCATCGCCATCTGCCACTCGGCCATCATCTACACGATCCGgtgcctcgtcgacgccgacat
This genomic interval from Colletotrichum higginsianum IMI 349063 chromosome 9, whole genome shotgun sequence contains the following:
- a CDS encoding Hydantoinase B/oxoprolinase; amino-acid sequence: MAADIRVSIDRGGTFCDVIAHVDGRDQPLIFKLLSEDPANYPDAPTEAIRSVLEAVEGKPIPVGEKLDGSRIASCRIGTTVATNALLEHKGESFAFLTTKGFKDVCVIGDQSRPKLFDLSIRKATALHSAVVEVDERIVPADYDLNPTPLDKEAASVSDAADTADLVRTASGELVRILRRPDPDAVRAQLRALRDAGYTSLAICFMHAYLHPAHEDLVASIARSPEFGFAFVTTSAATSPTIKFLHRSTSTCTEAYLYPVIRRYVDGFRAGFRVPPRRVDFMCSDGGLKAAARFRGNEALLSGPAGGVVGIARSCYDPEDGTPVIGFDMGGTSTDVSRYDGRYDYLTETSIAGRTITVPMLNIATVAAGGGSVLFARNGLLAVGPESAGAHPGPACYRKGGPLTVTDANLFLGRLVPSSFPSIFGPDADEALDAAVVAREFARLTADLNAQTARSLTAHDVALGFLDVANETMSRPIRNATEARGFAPENHHLVSFGGAGGQHACDIADKLGIRRVLIHKFSSLLSAYGIAQAELQHEALEPYGRKLDAGAAAHVSDRLAALRARVGAELHSQGAGEDSIVFDESLVLRYFGTDTNLTISRPEDGDYAARFEATHLREFAFSMDRDIVIESIKVRGTGSAGARVREASALKELAAGTQSPAPEPKERQSVYIDGVWHDTGVYRLDDVPKDVVVPGPALLIDQTQTIFVSPTFRAYILSSHVLLEKTSSRPSSPSTTLTTPTPEPSSSIIASPSSSSPVDPIQLSVFAHRFMAIAEQMGTTLQRTSISTSIKERLDFSCAIFSPAGKLVANAPHIPIHLGSMQFAIQAQHRLWEGKLRPGDVLLTNHPQWGGTHLPDLTVVTPVFVDSDRTSDSGADSGLEAEVPEHHRQEIAFYVASRGHHTDIGGKGITSMMPESRELWEEGLNVPSLKIVSAGTFLEDAVRAAFEKAGSFPGCSTSRRLADNISDLKAQTSANQRGIVLLHKLCAEAGLATVHRHMTAIQSNAEAAVRGFFRRIAASHPHGLEATDHLDDGTPMRVRITADPATGSALYDFSGSGPQTWGNYNCPIAICHSAIIYTIRCLVDADIPLNEGCLTPVEIRVPEGSVLNPGPRAAICGSTLASQRVIDVILRAFGRYGASQGCANSFGWGMGGRDPETGVVAKGWNYGESIGGGVGAGEGYHGEHSTHVHSTNTRQTDAEVIEKRTAVLVRRYEIRRGSGGAGTWRGGDGITREIEARVPLKFSILSDRRVYRPWGMAGGGPGRQGENYAFLFGEGGEEGAMERINLGGKAIINLREGEYVQINTPGGGGYGGDEVEDRHRGYV